From the Synechococcus sp. KORDI-49 genome, the window TTCACCTCCGTGATCCGAGCGCCTTCGATGAAGGCCAGGGCGGGGAGAAACCTGTGCAGTTCGCCGTAGAGGCGCATGTCGGCGAGCACCTCCCTCCGGTAGGCCTTGAGGGAGCAGCCGTAGTCGTGCAGCCGAACACCGGTGACCCGCCCGATCAGGCGGTTGGCGATCCGGGAGGGTAGTTTCCGCTGGATGGCGGCGTCCTGGCGCTGATGACGCCAGCCGCTCACCAGGTCGTAGCCCTCCCTGAGCGTTGCCAGCAGCATCGGGATGTCGGCGGGATCGTTCTGGAGGTCTCCATCCAGGCTCACGATCACCTCGCCGACAGCGGCATCGAAGCCGGCGGCCATGGCAGCGGTCTGGCCGTAGTTCTTGCGCAGCAGCACCGCGACCAGTTCCGGCACCTCAGCGCTGAGGCGTTGCAGCACGGTGGCTGTGCCGTCACTGGAGCCATCGTTCACCAGCACCAGCTCGAAGCGTTCACCGCTCGGTCGCAGGGCGTCCAGCAACTGCTGCACCAGATGCGGAAGGCTTTCCTCCTCGTTGTACAGAGGCACCACCACCGAAAGATCCATGGAGGTGGCCATCGATGCCGCGGTGTTCATGGCGGGAAACTTAATCGGGCCTGATCAGAAGGCTGTCCCGTGCTTGGTTATGGAGGCATCACCTCCTCTGATCCGACCATGGCCCTGCTCTGGGAGAACCTCGTTCGCCAGCTGGATTCCGTCCGCGCTTCCGGGCAGACCCCGGCTGCGGTGGGCGCTGTCAGCTCAGACAGCCGTGAACAGCGTCTGCAGAAGGCCCTGGAGGCGATCAAGGATTCCGGCAACGCCATGATGA encodes:
- a CDS encoding glycosyltransferase family 2 protein, which encodes MATSMDLSVVVPLYNEEESLPHLVQQLLDALRPSGERFELVLVNDGSSDGTATVLQRLSAEVPELVAVLLRKNYGQTAAMAAGFDAAVGEVIVSLDGDLQNDPADIPMLLATLREGYDLVSGWRHQRQDAAIQRKLPSRIANRLIGRVTGVRLHDYGCSLKAYRREVLADMRLYGELHRFLPALAFIEGARITEVKVNHRSRQFGASKYGIDRTFRVLMDLLTVWFMKRFLTRPMYVFGFGGLMAIVGSLIASTYLLVVKLMGQDIANRPLLTLAVVLGLAGIQLFCFGLLGELLIRTYHESQGRPIYRIRATLRGGREA